TTTTGACGCTGATATTAAGGAGATTTTGGCAAAATCCTTTTATAAATTGACACCAGGTGCCAACAATCCTTATAATGATTTATATACAGCGTATTAAGGAGAGAGAAAATGAATTTTGGCAAAAAAACACTCGATGCTGTCAGCTATATCGAGGAAAATGATATTAAATTTATCCGGATGCAGTTCTGTGATATTTATGGACAGAGCAAAAATATTGCCATATCCAACGAGCAGATCGAGCGTGCCATCCTCTATGGTGTGCCCTTTGACGCCAATTCTGTGGCAGGCTATCTGGACGCGGATCATTCTGACCTGATCCTGCACCCAGACCTGTCCACGCTTCAGATTCTGCCCTGGCGGCCACAGCAGGGAAAGGTCGCCAGAATTCTCTGTGATGTGAAATACCCGGACGGTACGAATTTTGAAGGAGACAGCCGTTATATATTGAAGGAGCAGATGAAAAAAGCCGAGAAGCTGGGCTACCGCTTTAACGTGGGCGCAGAATGCGAATTTTTTCTGTTCCGCCTGGGTGAAAACGGAGAGCCGACCAGAGAGCCGGTTGACAGCGCTGGCTATTTTGACCTGGCCCCCTTTGACCGGGGCGAAAATACACGGCGGGAGATTATCCTGACACTGGAGGAAATGGGCTTTGAAATCGAAAGCTCTCATCATGAATCGGCCCGGGGACAGCACGAAATCGACTTTAAATACAGCGGCGCCCTGGAGTCGGCAGACAATATTATGACCTTTAAAACAGTGGTCAAAACCATTGCCCAGCGCAACGGCCTGCATGCTACCTTTATGCCAAAGCCCCTCAACGGGCAGCCAGGCAGCGGCATGCACATTAATATGTCTCTTATGAAAGACAGCGAAAATGTCTTTACCAGCGATTTTGGCGGGCTGACCGATGAAGCCAGATGGTTTGCCGCCGGTGTGCTCGCGCATATCCGTGGGATCAGCGCTGTATCCAATCCGTTGGTCAATTCCTACAAGCGCCTGATGGATGGCTATGAGGCGCCTCAGACTGTCAGCTGGGGCTATGGGTCCCGGTCGCCGCTTATCCGTATTCCGGCCGCTGTGGGCGATTACTGCCGTATGGAACTCAGAAGCCCGGACCCTGCCTGCAATCCCTATCTCACCTTTGCGCTGATTCTGGCAGCCGGCCTTGAGGGAATTGAAAAGAAACTGCCTCTGATGGACCCGCTGGGGGAAGCACCCGCAAAGCTTCAAAAGCTGCCCATGACATTAAGGGAGGCGCTGGGAGAAATGGAAAAGGACACCTTGGTAGCAGAAGTTCTCGGCGAGAAAACAGCACAGAAATATATTCAGCTCAAAAGCTGGGAGTGGAGACAATACATCGGAATGGTCCACGAGTGGGAAATCGACCGTTATTTTTCAACCTTCTAATTTAGGAAAAACAAAAACCTGAAGGAAGGGGGGATGAAATAATGAGTAATGTGTTGTTGGTATGCAGG
The DNA window shown above is from Eubacterium limosum and carries:
- the glnA gene encoding type I glutamate--ammonia ligase produces the protein MNFGKKTLDAVSYIEENDIKFIRMQFCDIYGQSKNIAISNEQIERAILYGVPFDANSVAGYLDADHSDLILHPDLSTLQILPWRPQQGKVARILCDVKYPDGTNFEGDSRYILKEQMKKAEKLGYRFNVGAECEFFLFRLGENGEPTREPVDSAGYFDLAPFDRGENTRREIILTLEEMGFEIESSHHESARGQHEIDFKYSGALESADNIMTFKTVVKTIAQRNGLHATFMPKPLNGQPGSGMHINMSLMKDSENVFTSDFGGLTDEARWFAAGVLAHIRGISAVSNPLVNSYKRLMDGYEAPQTVSWGYGSRSPLIRIPAAVGDYCRMELRSPDPACNPYLTFALILAAGLEGIEKKLPLMDPLGEAPAKLQKLPMTLREALGEMEKDTLVAEVLGEKTAQKYIQLKSWEWRQYIGMVHEWEIDRYFSTF